Within the Butyrivibrio sp. AE3004 genome, the region GTATGAGTTCTCATTCTCATATAGCGATGACGGCTCTTCTGATGCGGAAGATGTGAAGAATGCCAAATGGATTGATGCTTATAAGAATAAGTCAAATAAGAATAAACCATTTTATTGGCCAAATATTTATCTTAGAACTTCCTATGTAGTTCTTCGTAAGGAAAATGATTACAAAACAAATAAGACCATATTCGGTGACCCTTATGCAATCAAGGATTTCAACTCAAATATAAAGACCGTGGATGGTATAAGCTACGATTATAACACCAACACTCTTACGCTTAAGAATTACAATGATGATACCTGCTACCTTGATATCAGAAACATGGGTAAAACCTTTAATATCAAGCTTGTTGGCAAGAATTACCTTAAAGCTCTTCATGTATCCGGTGCAAACTGGCCTACAAACTTACACTTTACCGGCAAAGGTTCAATCGTTCTTAACAAGAGCAAATCCTATTTCATAGGCCCCGGCCTCACTACAGCAGTTTTATACCTTGACGGATGGCATAAAGAAACCTTCAAGATTGATAAAAAGGCAAAGGTTACCGCTTACGGATACGGAAAGTATTCACCCGTTGTTTTAAGCTATGGCGAAGGAAAACCTGCACTTAAGAAAGCGGTTAAGATATCCTATGACAAGAAGGGCAAAAAACTAAACGGAAAATTTGTAAATGGCTCCAAGGGAAAAATTAAAGACGATTACAAATACAGCAAGAAAACCTTTATAAAGAAATAACTCGGTACCGTATATAAGACTTGCTAAAGCACTTGAAAAAACTTACTAAAAAACAGCCT harbors:
- a CDS encoding carbohydrate-binding protein, translating into MMRRVLKTVSTIAVAMALTFTGTAPLGIPGYVSVVNAESGTRVVKAANVDGDYSVTNGVGLNSDADGTAKLSTITDGDKALFKGVEFGPEGTAVTGITFKYSKPSTDSVKISITLDSENGTKFGEWQMSKSTKSLSEAVEETFKAGFNKKDITGKHDLYLTFSCSNKSTSIYSAIDLYEFSFSYSDDGSSDAEDVKNAKWIDAYKNKSNKNKPFYWPNIYLRTSYVVLRKENDYKTNKTIFGDPYAIKDFNSNIKTVDGISYDYNTNTLTLKNYNDDTCYLDIRNMGKTFNIKLVGKNYLKALHVSGANWPTNLHFTGKGSIVLNKSKSYFIGPGLTTAVLYLDGWHKETFKIDKKAKVTAYGYGKYSPVVLSYGEGKPALKKAVKISYDKKGKKLNGKFVNGSKGKIKDDYKYSKKTFIKK